The stretch of DNA TTTGGTTGTGTTGGGGAGCCGAAAGCCAAAAGTAATTCCACGAAGCCGGTCGCTCTTCCCACTCCCACCCATCCCGTGAGGACAtttctgtatgtttgtgtgtgtttgcctcTTATGAAATAAATGTTTCTTCTTAAACCAGAAAGACTTAAGACTTTTTGAGACGGAGAGCACAATACAGATCTCTTGTGTAGACACATTTGCCCATGTATTGGCCAAggcttctcaactccagtcctcaagaagcTCAAAGCTATCCCAGCTTCACCATGGGTGGctgttatccttaaaacctgacctaatgggggaggggggcttgaggactataTAGTTGTTTGGAACTACTGTAGTTGGTGCCTTCAAGGCAGACATGGTCACCTGAGCTGTACTTGGCACAGTGACCTTCACAAACAAAGCCTTGGCATGTCCCACTGTTGGGTCATTAATATGCGCCATCTCTACATTTGCCCAATTCTGTGGAAATGACACACCCATTTCTGCTGTAATACGAGCCAGTAACCCACTGCAAAGCCATGTTCTACGAGTCCTTCCTCGTGACGCCAAAGGACGTTGCAGGCCTATGACGGCTTTAACACTGAGTGCAGTATCCCCGGAGACTAATGGGATGGATTTCCCGTGAGAAAACGGACGAGTGGATTgctgaattattatttttttaacagagTTCTTTTCATAGATGAAATTGGGACCTCCCAGGTTTCTTGTGTACATCTGAAGAAACCTTGGCTGCCGAGCGCTGTCCAGTAACTTAATCCATGAAGGACCATAATGTTGGTTCCCTAAAAGTATCCACTTACAACCAATCCACTGTCCCATTTGGAGAAATAGCGTCGGTAGTGAAGGAGAAACCAGACATCTTGGGAACTTGGAGGTAAAGTAAGTGGAAAATGTttaaaccccttcactcccagtgGGGCCTGTAGTGTATTTTGGAGCAATATGTTGCTGGTTCCTCTACAAAAAGTGCGGACGAGTGAAGAACGGGTACTTGTCCATAATTACTAAGCTGTGATCTGTCATACGATACCCTGCAGGCCTTTTACTGTACTTCAAATGTGCCgggtgtcttgtggaatagcactgcttggaccaggggtgtgcaaactggagggggggcggtggcgcATGGTGggtacagaggtcccgcgctctccctaaggcatttaaataaaatgccaggggaccgcacaGAGCCCCTGTAACTTCTACATGGTCTCGGCGACGTCACCATGGTAagccagcgtcaaatgatgccgtggggtcacgtgacgtcacattgccatggcaacgtgacgtcacattgccatggcaatgtgacatgaCCCCGAGATGTCATTTGCCGCTTGagctgagcaggcaggggggtatAGGGAGAAAACtttgagcacccctggcttagacAATATGGGGCATTGCAAGAATGAATGTTTAATGGTCCTGTCGTATTAAACAACCTTAGTATCAAGACCCTCAACTCTGTAGAAGCAATAAAGTGAAGGCACTTACCCAAGTAACACACATGCTACCATTTTAATGCTCGGTTTAAGACATGTTAAATTTAGTCTGGAACGTAGTCTTGCGAACGTCACCCTGGCAAACACAAGTAACATGCAATCTACTGACTTCCCATGGCTGAATCTGCATCATCCAATGGCTGCAGTTATTCCAAAACGAGACATTGGGGAGCGGGTGCAAAGCAGCGCTGAGAAAAGCTCATTCAAAATCCTATTCTGAGCCCCACTAACGTAACTATCCCGCGTCTGTAGTGGAGGCGTCGGACAATCGTGGTCGGGGCCAGAACAGGAAGTTAAAGCCGAGTTGTAGGTTTTGTTGGGGTGAAATTGAAGTGAACATAGTGCATTAGACTGGTATCTCTATGCTGCAGATCCTCCGCAGGGAAGAGGACCAATGGATGCAGAACATCCCATTGTGTTGGTCTCTACTACATACAACGTATGTCTGTCGCACACAGGACCTGGGATGTTTTGACAGCTTTGTTCACTATAATTTCTTGAATTTACATTagaagtggccaactcctgtcctcgaggctcaccaacaggtcagctattggggatatccctgtttcagcacaggtggctcaatcagtggctgtcgaagactgagtcacttatttggtcacctgtgctgaagcagagattctgaaaacctgacctgttgctagcccttgaggactggagtgggctaCTCCTGAATTAGGCTGAGATTATGTTGCCGGCGTctctgcgtgcgtgcgcgcgcccgGCAAGCACTCTTCAGTAGTGGGCTACGCAAGTTATCCCGAAGAGGCGCGATGACGCGGCCGCGGTTTGATATTCTTCAGGCGGCTGCTGCGTGacatcagcgcacgtgagctggttcagccaatgaggcgaACCATCTTCGTGACGCGtccacaatctcctgcagccaagttcacaaatcgcttgggctgcaggcgagTGCGCGATGGCAGTGCGCTCGTTCGCACGCAGCCGCGCAGGGAGCGTAATCCCAGCCTTACTGTCCGTCTGACGCTACATTGCAAGTTCAGGTGGAGATTCCAGGCTGTAAAATGCAGTTTGAGGGGGAAATGTTTTTGGATCAAGAAAATAGTAGTGGGCGGATCGAGGGATGGAGAAGGAGCCAGCGTAACTTATATAGAGTAAGgctgcacacccacacacacacatatacacaatgaCACACTCGTACGTCCTGattcacagacccacacacagccaGCGCTGTCAGTGTTTAAGGAAGTTGTTAATACGGCAGAAAGATTAATACAGAGACTAAAGTGCCACGACGGGAGCATGTAACCCAGGGGtggcaactcccagtcctcaagggccgccaagaAGCCAAGTTTTtatgatatccctgctccagcacagttgACTCAGTCTtgactttgagccacctgtgctgaagcagggatataattaaaacctggccagttggtggctcttgaggactggagatgcccaACACCtgaacccccacccccaccagttCCCCACTGAGCACCCCTCACACATCTTCTGCCTCCCTCTAGAGAGATTGCACCCAAAGGCCCTTTGTCTCCTACTGCCGGTAAAGAGATAAGAAGGGAATTTAAAAGACAATAGAAGCTACTGTGGCTTGGGGGTAGGAAGGCAGGTGGGAGCAGTTATTGGAGGTTATTACTACTCGGCCACAGAAAAGTCAAATAAATTAGGAAGTGGCAGGTAACGAGGGTGTGTGATGTAGGATGCGGCAGGTAACGAGGGTGTGTGATGTAGGACGTGGCAGATAACGAGGGTGTGTGATGTAGGACGCGGCAGGTAATGAGGGTGTGTGATGTAGGACGCGGCAGGTAGTGAGGGTGTGTGATGTAGGACGCGGCAGGTAATGAGGGTGTGTGATGTAGGACGCGGCAGGTAATGAGGGTGTGTGATGTAGGACGCGGCAGGTAATGAGGGTGTGTGATGTAGGACGCGGCAGGTAGCGAGGGTGTGTGATGTAGGACGCGGCAGGTAATGAGGGTGTGTGATGTAGGACGCGGCAGGTAGCGAGGGTTTGTGATGTAGGACGCGGCAGGTAACGAGGGTGTGTGATGTAGGACGCGGCAGGAAACGAGGGTGTGTGATGTAGGACGCGGCAGGTAACGAGGGTGTGTGATGTAGGACGCGGCAGGAAACGAGGGTTTGTGATGTAGGACGCGGCAGGTAACAAGGGTGTGTGATGTAGGACGCGGCCGGTAACGAAGGTGTGTGATGTAGGACGCGGCAGGTAACGAGGGTGTGTGATGTAGGACGCGGCAGGTAGCGAGGGTGTGTGATGTAGGATGCGGCAGATAACGAGGGTGTGTGATGTAGGACGCGGCAGGTAGCGAGGGTGTGTGATGTAGGACGCGGCCGGTAACGAGGGTGTGTGATGTAGGACGCGGCAGGTAATGAGGGTGTGTGATGTAGGACGCGGCAGGTAATGAGGGTGTGTGATGTAGGACGCGGCAGGTAATGAGGGTGTGTGATGTAGGACGCGGCAGGTAATGAGGGTGTGTGATGTAGGACGCGGCAGGTAGCGAGGGTGTGTGATGTAGGACGCGGCAGGTAACGAGGGTGTGTGATGTAGGACGCGGCAGGTAGCGAGGGTGTGTGATGTAGGATGCGGCAGATAACGAGGGTGTGTGATGTAGGACGCGGCAGGTAGCGAGGGTGTGTGATGTAGGACGCGGCCGGTAACGAGGGTGTGTGATGTAGGACGCGGCAGGTAATGAGGGTGTGTGATGTAGGACGCGGCAGGTAATGAGGGTGTGTGATGTAGGACGCGGCAGGTAATGAGGGTGTGTGATGTAGGACGCGGCAGGTAATGAGGGTGTGTGATGTAGGACGCGGCAGGTAACGAGGGTGTGTGATGTAGGACGCGGCAGGTAGCGAGGGTGTGTGATGTAGGACGCGGCAGGTAACGAGGGTGTGTGATGTAGGACGCGGACGGTAACGAGGGTGTGTGATGTAGGACGCGGCATGTAGGACGCAGCAGGTAACGAGGGTGTGTGATGTAGGACGCGGCCGGTAACGAGGGTGTGTGATGTAGGATGCGGCCGGTAATGAGGGTGTGTGATGTAGGACGCGGCAGGTAACGAGGGTGTGTGATGTAGGACGCGGCATGTAGCGAGGGTGTGTGATGTAGGACGCGACAGGTAGCGAGGGTGTGTGATGTAGGACGCGGCATGTAGCGAGGGTGTGTGATGTAGGATGCGGCAGGTAGCGAGGGTGTGTGATGTAGGACGCGGCCGGTAACGAGGGTGTGTGATGTAGGACGCGGCAGATAACGAGGGTGTGTGATGTGGGACGCGGCAGGTAGCGAGGGTGTGTGATGTAGGACGCGGCCGGTAACGAGGGTGTGTGATGTAGGACGCGGCAGGTAATGAGGGTGTGTGATGTAGGACGCGGCAGATAACGAGGGTGTGTGATGTAGGACGCGGCAGGTAGCGAGGGTGTGTGATGTGGGACGCGGCAGGTAGCGAGGGTGTGTGATGTAGGACGCGGCCGGTAACGAGGGTGTGTGATGTAGGACGCGGCCGGTAACGAGGGTGTGTGATGTAGGACGCGGCAGATAACGAGGGTGTGTGATGTGGGACGCGGCAGGTAGCGAGGGTGTGTGATGTGGGACGCGGCAGGTAGCGAGGGTGTGTGATGTAGGACGCGGCCGGTAACGAGGGTGTGTGATGTAGGACGCGGCAGGTAGCGAGGGTGTGTGATGTAGGACGCGACAGGTAGCGAGGGTGTGTGATGTAGGACGCGGCAGGTAGCGAGGGTGTGATGTAGGACGCGGCAGGTAGTGAGGGTGTGTGATGTAGGACGTGGCCGGTAACGAGGGTGTGTGATGTAGGACGCGGCCGATAACGAGGGTGTGATGTAGGACGCGGCAGGTAGCGAGGGTGTGTGATGTAGGACGCGGCAGGTAGCGAGGGTGTGTGATGTAGGACGCGGCAGGTAACGAGGGTGTGTGATGTAGGACGCGGCAGGTAACGAGGGTGTGTGATGTAGGACGCGGCCGATAACGAGGGTGTGATGTAGGACGCGGCAGGTAGCGAGGGTGTGTGATGTAGGACGCGGCAGGTAGCGAGGGTGTGTGATGTAGGACGCGGCAGATAACGAGGGTGTGTGATGTAGGACGTGGCCGGTAACGAGGGTGTGTGATGTAGGACGCGGCCGATAACGAGGGTGTGATGTAGGACGCGGCAGGTAGCGAGGGTGTGTGATGTAGGACGCGGCAGGTAGCGAGGGTGTGTGATGTAGGACGCGGCAGATAACGAGGGTGTGTGATGTAGGACGCGGCAGGTAACGAGGGTGTGTGATGTAGGACGCGGCCGATAACGAGGGTGTGATGTAGGACGCGGCAGGTAGCGAGGGTGTGTGATGTAGGACGCGGCAGGTAGCGAGGGTGTGATGTAGGACGCGGCAGGAAACGAGGGTGTGTGATGTAGGACGCGGCAGGTAGTGAGGGTGTGTGATGTAGGACGTGGCCGGTAACGAGGGTGTGTGATGTAGGACGCGGCAGATAACGAGGGTGTGTGATGTAGGACGCGGCAGATAACGAGGGTGTGTGATGTAGGACGCGGCCGGTAACGAGGGTGTGTGATGTAGGACGCGGCAGGTAGCGAGGGTGTGTGATGTAGGACGCGGCAGGTAGCGAGGGTGTGTGATGTAGGACGCGGCCGGTAATGAGGGTGTGTGATGTAGGACGCGGCAGATAACGAGGGTGTGTGATGTAGGACGCGGCAGATAACGAGGGTGTGTGATGTAGGACGCGGCAGATAACGAGGGTGTGTGATGTAGGACGCGGCAGGTAGCGAGGGTGTGTGATGTAGGACGCGGCAGGTAGCGAGGGTGTGTGATGTAGGACGCGGCCGGTAATGAGGGTGTGTGATGTAGGACGCGGCAGATAACGAGGGTGTGTGATGTAGGACGCGGCAGATAACGAGGGTGTGTGATGTAGGACGCGGCCGGTAACGAGGGTGTGTGATGTAGGACGCGGCAGGTAGCGAGGGTGTGTGATGTAGGACGCGGCAGATAACGAGGGTGTGTGATGTGGGACGCGGCATGTAACGAGGGTGTGTGATGTAGGACGCGGCCGGTAACGAGGGTGTGTGATGTAGGACGCGGCAGGTAGCGAGGGTGTGTGATGTAGGACGCGGCAGGTAGCGAGGGTGTGTGATGTAGGACGTGGCCGGTAACGAGGGTGTGTGATGTAGGACGCGGCCGATAACGAGGGTGTGATGTAGGACGCGGCCGGTAACGAGGGTGTGTGATGTAGGACGCGGCAGGTAGGACGCGGCAGGTAGCGAGGGTGTGTGATGTAGGACGCGGCCGGTAACGAGGGTTTGTGATGTAGGACGCGGCCGATAACGAGGGTGTGTGATGTAGGACGCGGCCGGTAACGAGGGTGTGTGATGTAGGATGCGGCAGGTAGCGAGGGTGTGTGATGTAGGACGCGGCAGGTAGGACGCGGCAGGTAGCGAGGGTGTGTGATGTAGGACGCGGCCGGTAACGAGGGTGTGTGATGTAGGACGTGGCCGATAACGAGGGTGTGATGTAGGACGCGGCAGGTAGCGAGGGTGTGTGATGTAGGACGCGGCAGGTAGCGAGGGTGTGTGATGTAGGACGCGGCCGGTAACGAGGGTGTGTGATGTAGGACGCGGCCGGTAACGAGGGTGTGTGATGTAGGACGCGGCCGGTAACGAGGGTGTGTGATGTAGGACGCGGCCGGTAACGAGGGTGTGTGATGTAGGACGCGGCAGGTAGGACGCGGCAGGTAACGAGGGTGTGTGATGTAGGACGCGGCAGGTAGCGAGGGTGTGTGATGTAGGACGCGGCAGATAACGAGGGTGTGTGATGTAGGATGCGGCAGGTAACGAGGGTGTGTGATGTAGGACGCGGCAGGTAGCGAGGGTGTGTGATGTAGGACGCGGCCGGTAACGAGGGTGTGTGATGTAGGACGTGGCAGGTAGCGAGGGTGTGTGATGTAGGACGCGGCAGATAACGAGGGTGTGTGATGTAGGACGCGGCAGGTAACGAGGGTGTGTGATGTAGGACGCGGCAGGTAACGAGGGTGTGTGATGTAGGACGCGGCAGGTAACGAGGGTGTGTGATGTAGGACGCGGCAGGTAACGAGGGTGTGTGATGTAGAATGCGGCATGTAGGACGCGGCCGATAACGAGGGTGGGTGATGTAGGACGCGGCAGGTAACAAGGGTGTGTGATGTAGGACGCTGTCTCTGTATGTTAACCTCTTTGCTACCTGCGGGGCCAGCAACCTCTTGCTCTGGTGTGAAAGGGGTTTAAGCCGCATTGGGGATGCATTGTTAGCACGGCAGCCACAGGAGGGGAGTGTGAAATGTCGCTAGCAGGTGCCTTGCAGTAGGATACAGTGCCACCCTGTCTCTTTTCCCATCTTCATTATAAATAATTTAAGTGCATttacaggggagagagactgacacatGACCCTATTCTGTACCACACATGTTCTCACTGCTTAATTTCCCTCCCTCTATATAGCATATTGGTCCCTCTCCTGTATATTttccccttgctttctctccttTTCTCCCACTTTCTCTTTTTTGGCTGTTTTCTCTCTAAGgttgtccccctctccctcatggGCTGCGTCTCTGTCACATTTCTCTCTCTTAGGGGGAGCAAAAATTCTCCCTAACCATTTGGTCCCTCCCCCTATTAAATTTTCCCTGTAGTCCGGTGTTTCTCCCACCCCATATTGTACCTCCCCTGGAGTAtagacccacccctgtgcccccaaatAGTATAtcccgccccacccccccaccctcgtgCTCAGTTGGACTCCTCCAGGTATCTGTATGTTGGGTTCTCATAGCCCTGGTTTTGCATCTTACTCAGGTGCTTATCTTCGGGGCTCCTGGAAGCTTCCACCTGCAAGATAGGGGACGAGGAGGGGAGACAGGTCACATGGTGTTAGATACAGGATCCATTAacacctttgctgccagagaggcaAGAAGCGCATTGCACAGCAATAGAGGTTAATAGGTGGTCAGCATGTGATCTGTAAGGGGTTGAGGGTGCAAAATTCTTCAGAGgcacaattaaccccttctctcccaGAAGAAGGGGATACATGCCCTTCTGACAACAATTCAAAGGATACAGCCTATTATAAGGGAGAAGTGCCGGTTTGATGGCGGTGCCATGGGTACGACTGCAACTGGTCACACggctacagaggccccgcactcttcccccggCACAACAAGGGCAATCACGGTTCAATGCTGTGCCGGTTAAATtaaccaccacaacatttaaacggCGACTGCCGGGGCCCGGGCGAGAGTGCCGGGGCCTCCGTAAGTGCCAGCACCTCTGCCTGctctgacgcgtcgccatgacaatgggacgtcaCATGACGCAAGGGTGGGCAAGAGGCCCCACgtatcatgtgacatcacatcatcAGGGTGACAAGTTACCgcaggaggagatgccagctTCGGAGCGGGTGAGAGGCCAAGCCAAACTCGCTGTGCACCGGACCCCGCAAAACTCCCAGCCAGCCCTGGTCACTATACGTGGTAGCGTGTGGTAGCGTGTGGTAGCGTGTGGCAGCGTGTGGCAGCGTGTGGCAGCGTGTGGCAGCGTGTGGCATCTCAAGCAGCAATCTCACCAAAAACGTTCAtcgattttattttttaatttgtttttacataattggaaccagggggtcctccAGAACTGAAGCGTGCCGGTCTCCCGAGAAGGTAAAACATGGCCTCGCCGTTATCGTCTGAtgccattgcagcttcctatttgcACGTGGATTGGGCGGCCATATTGTTTACCCAGCAGGaaactttagactcagtgcttTCCCCGGTAATATCTCGCAAACCGGGAGGGGTCAGTGGAGCTAAAAATAGGCCAGTCCAGCTCCAGCGGATCCCACGCGATTCCAATTATGTACAACATTCAATTAAAACAGCCCATACAGCTCACCTCTATAATCCCATGGCTGATCGTCCCGTATGGCTTGCGTCGGATCATTAGGAGGCTGATGATTATCACCATCGTCACGGCAACGGCCACCACCAACAGACCAATCAGAGCGCCCCGGTTAAACGTGACCAGGGTGTCGGGTTCCTGCGGAGTGAATCGGTACTGTATTACtgagctcccccccaccccgtgaaaCGCGGGTGGATGTAACATTCTAGGAAAAGATTGACAAGCGGAGTGTAGCTATGACAACAACCTGGGCCAATCAGAGTTCTCCATTTGTGACACACCTCCAGCCTAAACTAATGCGCTTGTGTGAGCATTGTGACTGGTTTATATTTTTTGCATTTATATTTTTAGAGATGATTTATTTTGCCCTTTCCAACGCTGATAAAAACGGGTGCCTTGTTCagaagcatttgaaatattaagtgtctgggaagTTAAAATGGAGTCCCCCCCAGAGCAGCCACTAAAAAAAGAGCAGAACATGCTTGGGGCAAGATACTCAGTCTACATTTAACTCTGCTTTAAAATGTAGAAAATTAACCAAGAAGCCTTAATGGGCTAATGATATTTAGATGCTTTtccctttaaagaggcaatcaaaGCAGGCGATTTTTTTTTGgcaagtttttttttaaca from Ascaphus truei isolate aAscTru1 chromosome 6, aAscTru1.hap1, whole genome shotgun sequence encodes:
- the LOC142497797 gene encoding uncharacterized protein LOC142497797 isoform X14, producing the protein MRLKPLSHQSKRLLAPQVAKRLTYRDSVLHHTPLLPAASYITHPRYRPRPTCRILHHTPSLPAASYITHPRYLPRPTSHTLVTCRVLHHTPSLPAASYITHPRYLPRPTSHTLATCHVLHHTPSLPAASYITHPRYLPRPTSHTLVTCRILHHTPSLSAASYITHPRYLPRPTSHTLVTCRVLHHTPSLPAASYITHPRYRPRPTSHTLVIGRVLHHKPSLPAASYITHPRYLPRPTCRVLHHTPSLPAASYITPSLSAASYITHPRYRPRPTSHTLATCRVLHHTPSLPAASYITHPRYRPRPTSHTLVTCRVPHHTPSLSAASYITHPRYLPRPTSHTLVTGRVLHHTPSLSAASYITHPRYLPRPTSHTLITGRVLHHTPSLPAASYITHPRYLPRPTSHTLVICRVLHHTPSLSAASYITHPRYLPRPTSHTLITGRVLHHTPSLPAASYITHPRYLPRPTSHTLVTGRVLHHTPSLSAASYITHPRYLPRPTSHTLVSCRVLHHTLATCRVLHHTPSLPAASYITPSLSAASYITHPRYLPRPTSHTLVICRVLHHTPSLPAASYITHPRYLPRPTSHPRYRPRPTSHTLVTGHVLHHTPSLSAASYITHPRYLPRPTSHTLATCRVLHHTLVIGRVLHHTPSLPAASYITHPRYLPRPTSHTLATCRVLHHTPSLPAASYITPSLSAASYITHPRYRPRPTSHTLTTCRVLHHTPSLPAASYITHPRYLPRPTSHTLATCRVPHHTPSLSAASYITHPRYRPRPTSHTLVTGRVLHHTPSLPAASHITHPRYLPRPTSHTLVICRVLHHTPSLPAASYITHPHYLPRPTSHTLITCRVLHHTPSLPAASYITHPHYLPRPTSHTLVTGRVLHHTPSLPAASYITHPRYLPHPTSHTLATCRVLHHTPSLPAASYITHPRYLPRPTSHTLITCRVLHHTPSLPAASYITHPHYLPRPTSHTLITCRVLHHTPSLPAASYITHPRYLPRPTSHTLVICRILHHTPSLPAASYITHPRYLPRPTSHTFVTGRVLHHTPLLPAASYITNPRFLPRPTSHTLVTCRVLHHTPSFPAASYITHPRYLPRPTSQTLATCRVLHHTPSLPAASYITHPRYLPRPTSHTLITCRVLHHTPSLPAASYITHPHYLPRPTSHTLITCRVLHHTPSLSATSYITHPRYLPHPTSHTLVTCHFLIYLTFLWPSSNNLQ
- the LOC142497797 gene encoding uncharacterized protein LOC142497797 isoform X6 encodes the protein MRLKPLSHQSKRLLAPQVAKRLTYRDSVLHHTPLLPAASYITHPRYLPRPTSHTLVTCRVLHHTPSLPAASYITHPRYLPRPTSHTLATCHVLHHTPSLPAASYITHPRYLPRPTSHTLVTCRILHHTPSLSAASYITHPRYLPRPTSHTLVTCRVLHHTPSLPAASYITHPRYRPRPTSHTLVIGRVLHHKPSLPAASYITHPRYLPRPTCRVLHHTPSLPAASYITPSLSAASYITHPRYRPRPTSHTLATCRVLHHTPSLPAASYITHPRYRPRPTSHTLVTCRVPHHTPSLSAASYITHPRYLPRPTSHTLVTGRVLHHTPSLSAASYITHPRYLPRPTSHTLITGRVLHHTPSLPAASYITHPRYLPRPTSHTLVICRVLHHTPSLSAASYITHPRYLPRPTSHTLITGRVLHHTPSLPAASYITHPRYLPRPTSHTLVTGRVLHHTPSLSAASYITHPRYLPRPTSHTLVTGHVLHHTPSLPAASYITHPRFLPRPTSHPRYLPRPTSHTLATCRVLHHTLVIGRVLHHTPSLPAASYITHPRYLPRPTSHTLATCRVLHHTPSLPAASYITPSLSAASYITHPRYRPRPTSHTLVICRVLHHTPSLPAASYITHPRYLPRPTSHPRYRPRPTSHTLVTCRVLHHTPSLPAASYITHPRYLPRPTSHTLATCRVLHHTLVIGRVLHHTPSLPATSYITHPHYLPRPTSHPRYLPRPTSHTLATCRVLHHTPSLPAASYITHPRYRPRPTSHTLATCRVPHHTPSLPAASHITHPRYLPRPTSHTLVTGRVLHHTPSLPAASYITHPRYLPRPTSHTLATCRVLHHTPSLSAASYITHPHYLPRPTSHTLVTGRVLHHTPSLPAASHITHPRYLPRPTSHTLVTGRVLHHTPSLPAASYITHPRYMPRPTSHTLATCRVLHHTPSLHAASYITHPRYLPRPTSHTLITGRILHHTPSLPAASYITHPRYLLRPTCRVLHHTPSLPSASYITHPRYLPRPTSHTLATCRVLHHTPSLPAASYITHPHYLPRPTSHTLITCRVLHHTPSLPAASYITHPHYLPRPTSHTLVTGRVLHHTPSLPAASYITHPRYLPHPTSHTLATCRVLHHTPSLPAASYITHPRYLPRPTSHTLITCRVLHHTPSLPAASYITHPHYLPRPTSHTLITCRVLHHTPSLPAASYITHPRYLPRPTSHTLVICRILHHTPSLPAASYITHPRYLPRPTSHTFVTGRVLHHTPLLPAASYITNPRFLPRPTSHTLVTCRVLHHTPSFPAASYITHPRYLPRPTSQTLATCRVLHHTPSLPAASYITHPRYLPRPTSHTLITCRVLHHTPSLPAASYITHPHYLPRPTSHTLITCRVLHHTPSLSATSYITHPRYLPHPTSHTLVTCHFLIYLTFLWPSSNNLQ
- the LOC142497797 gene encoding uncharacterized protein LOC142497797 isoform X1, giving the protein MRLKPLSHQSKRLLAPQVAKRLTYRDSVLHHTPLLPAASYITHPRYRPRPTCRILHHTPSLPAASYITHPRYLPRPTSHTLVTCRVLHHTPSLPAASYITHPRYLPRPTSHTLATCHVLHHTPSLPAASYITHPRYLPRPTSHTLVTCRILHHTPSLSAASYITHPRYLPRPTSHTLVTCRVLHHTPSLPAASYITHPRYRPRPTSHTLVIGRVLHHKPSLPAASYITHPRYLPRPTCRVLHHTPSLPAASYITPSLSAASYITHPRYRPRPTSHTLATCRVLHHTPSLPAASYITHPRYRPRPTSHTLVTCRVPHHTPSLSAASYITHPRYLPRPTSHTLVTGRVLHHTPSLSAASYITHPRYLPRPTSHTLITGRVLHHTPSLPAASYITHPRYLPRPTSHTLVICRVLHHTPSLSAASYITHPRYLPRPTSHTLITGRVLHHTPSLPAASYITHPRYLPRPTSHTLVTGRVLHHTPSLSAASYITHPRYLPRPTSHTLVTGHVLHHTPSLPAASYITHPRFLPRPTSHPRYLPRPTSHTLATCRVLHHTLVIGRVLHHTPSLPAASYITHPRYLPRPTSHTLATCRVLHHTPSLPAASYITPSLSAASYITHPRYRPRPTSHTLVICRVLHHTPSLPAASYITHPRYLPRPTSHPRYRPRPTSHTLVTCRVLHHTPSLPAASYITHPRYLPRPTSHTLATCRVLHHTLVIGRVLHHTPSLPATSYITHPHYLPRPTSHPRYLPRPTSHTLATCRVLHHTPSLPAASYITHPRYRPRPTSHTLATCRVPHHTPSLPAASHITHPRYLPRPTSHTLVTGRVLHHTPSLPAASYITHPRYLPRPTSHTLATCRVLHHTPSLSAASYITHPHYLPRPTSHTLVTGRVLHHTPSLPAASHITHPRYLPRPTSHTLVTGRVLHHTPSLPAASYITHPRYMPRPTSHTLATCRVLHHTPSLHAASYITHPRYLPRPTSHTLITGRILHHTPSLPAASYITHPRYLLRPTCRVLHHTPSLPSASYITHPRYLPRPTSHTLATCRVLHHTPSLPAASYITHPHYLPRPTSHTLITCRVLHHTPSLPAASYITHPHYLPRPTSHTLVTGRVLHHTPSLPAASYITHPRYLPHPTSHTLATCRVLHHTPSLPAASYITHPRYLPRPTSHTLITCRVLHHTPSLPAASYITHPHYLPRPTSHTLITCRVLHHTPSLPAASYITHPRYLPRPTSHTLVICRILHHTPSLPAASYITHPRYLPRPTSHTFVTGRVLHHTPLLPAASYITNPRFLPRPTSHTLVTCRVLHHTPSFPAASYITHPRYLPRPTSQTLATCRVLHHTPSLPAASYITHPRYLPRPTSHTLITCRVLHHTPSLPAASYITHPHYLPRPTSHTLITCRVLHHTPSLSATSYITHPRYLPHPTSHTLVTCHFLIYLTFLWPSSNNLQ
- the LOC142497797 gene encoding uncharacterized protein LOC142497797 isoform X16; amino-acid sequence: MRLKPLSHQSKRLLAPQVAKRLTYRDSVLHHTPLLPAASYITHPRYRPRPTCRILHHTPSLPAASYITHPRYLPRPTSHTLVTCRVLHHTPSLPAASYITHPRYLPRPTSHTLATCHVLHHTPSLPAASYITHPRYLPRPTSHTLVTCRILHHTPSLSAASYITHPRYLPRPTSHTLVTCRVLHHTPSLPAASYITHPRYRPRPTSHTLVIGRVLHHKPSLPAASYITHPRYLPRPTCRVLHHTPSLPAASYITPSLSAASYITHPRYRPRPTSHTLATCRVLHHTPSLPAASYITHPRYRPRPTSHTLVTCRVPHHTPSLSAASYITHPRYLPRPTSHTLVTGRVLHHTPSLSAASYITHPRYLPRPTSHTLITGRVLHHTPSLPAASYITHPRYLPRPTSHTLVICRVLHHTPSLSAASYITHPRYLPRPTSHTLITGRVLHHTPSLPAASYITHPRYLPRPTSHTLVTGRVLHHTPSLSAASYITHPRYLPRPTSHTLVTGHVLHHTPSLPAASYITHPRFLPRPTSHTLITCRVLHHTPSLPAASYITHPHYLPRPTSHTLVTGRVLHHTPSLPAASYITHPRYLPHPTSHTLATCRVLHHTPSLPAASYITHPRYLPRPTSHTLITCRVLHHTPSLPAASYITHPHYLPRPTSHTLITCRVLHHTPSLPAASYITHPRYLPRPTSHTLVICRILHHTPSLPAASYITHPRYLPRPTSHTFVTGRVLHHTPLLPAASYITNPRFLPRPTSHTLVTCRVLHHTPSFPAASYITHPRYLPRPTSQTLATCRVLHHTPSLPAASYITHPRYLPRPTSHTLITCRVLHHTPSLPAASYITHPHYLPRPTSHTLITCRVLHHTPSLSATSYITHPRYLPHPTSHTLVTCHFLIYLTFLWPSSNNLQ